From a single Hyalangium gracile genomic region:
- a CDS encoding Ig-like domain-containing protein: GANSVTGGTADTQNNVESVFLPAGTSGSFSITVTAANINSDGLPGNASTLDQDFSLVAYNSCDNAAPTPEGAAAAVNGDNRIDISWTENGAKEYRIYRSTTAGGPYTRVATATASPYSDVGVSGNTTYYYVVRAVDCAESPNSNEVSATATGLCTLPPTFAGVTGVTNSGSATCGTTVNWAAGSPICGGTLSYSVYRGTTAGFTPSIANRIATNLSGTSFADDLNLTSGTKYYYVVRATEVSNASNEDTNTVEKSAIPTGAVIPSDYFDDLDGNRPANASAYWIVKADQGNVATVNITNNCHYQSATKSYRFGAANADCGGTYPASNQIVLSLGGDGTTAGINGFNIPSSRAAQMSFNLWYNLENRYDGAWLVYSTVSATGPWTNVGDATSATAPYISAGGYDNTLNSSSTTRIWTNTNQGANGSLKAVTVNLTALAGQKAWFGFRFYNDTIVHREGIYIDDVRVTADSFAACTTNVPPPGPAVSYRITNLPATVGAGDSVTFDITALDSVGQTATGYSGSATFTSTDAQAVLPSATPFTSGVASGVPVSFRTLGAQTITAADSENAAVKGSGGTSVTAGAPTQLTFTTQPSNTQAGASISPSVQVGMKDQFGNVVSTGSNEISIALENNAGGGTLSGTTTVAAVNGVATFGGLSIEKVGEGYTLAASADGLTGATSNGFNITPAAPAKMAFLSQPSTTKAGDAIAPAVTVMILDAYDNATDAATEVSVALGNNPGEARLSGETTATAVNGLATFSTLNLDKVGEGYTLEASADSLDNATSQGFNITPADPHRVVITRQPTDAQAGAAISPSVLATVLDRFGNVATQATDPVSASLGNNPNGAKLRGTTNVNPVSGVATFSDLSVSKAGLNYTLVIGSRRLFADTSVGFDITPHAQGNVDKLAFRPAASDRVGAGEAMTIEVELQNAQGQVLTSASDSVTLSFGENPAGGQLLGTTTVSAVNGVAKFTGISVRKAGGGYALTASAAGFTAATSAAFAVTPGAAASFSVQMPPSVTAGEEISISATAMDAYGNVAASYAGPAKVTSTDASASFASTATFVEGVLSNFKVTFKSTGPKSVSFEDSANASVKSTANTNVTAFGQPTASVTNPAGGTVVSGSVSITAEGAVARGATLSKLAIFVDGAEIASGSEGSVTGTWDSSNAEAGTHIITAVITDSAGNSVTSAPVVVSTEAGGCGCGATSGADASVFLGLLVLARYALGRRRKAA, translated from the coding sequence CGACGCCCGAGGGCGCCGCGGCCGCGGTGAACGGCGACAACCGCATCGACATCAGCTGGACGGAGAACGGCGCCAAGGAGTACCGCATCTACCGCTCCACCACCGCGGGCGGCCCGTACACCCGCGTGGCCACCGCGACGGCCTCGCCGTACTCGGACGTGGGCGTGTCCGGCAACACCACCTACTACTACGTGGTGCGCGCCGTGGACTGCGCCGAGTCTCCCAACTCCAACGAGGTGTCCGCCACCGCCACCGGTCTGTGCACCCTGCCGCCCACCTTCGCGGGCGTCACCGGCGTGACCAACAGCGGCTCGGCCACCTGCGGCACCACCGTCAACTGGGCGGCGGGCAGCCCGATCTGCGGCGGCACGCTGAGCTACTCGGTCTACCGCGGCACCACGGCGGGCTTCACCCCGTCGATCGCCAACCGCATCGCCACGAACCTGAGCGGCACCAGCTTCGCGGATGACCTGAACCTGACCAGCGGCACCAAGTACTACTACGTGGTCCGCGCCACCGAGGTGAGCAACGCCTCCAACGAGGACACCAACACCGTCGAGAAGTCCGCCATCCCCACGGGCGCCGTGATTCCGAGCGACTACTTCGACGACCTGGACGGCAACCGTCCCGCGAACGCGAGCGCCTACTGGATCGTGAAGGCGGACCAGGGCAACGTGGCCACGGTCAACATCACGAACAACTGCCACTACCAGTCGGCCACGAAGTCCTACCGCTTCGGCGCGGCCAACGCGGACTGCGGCGGCACCTACCCGGCCAGCAACCAGATCGTCCTGTCCCTGGGCGGTGACGGCACCACGGCGGGTATCAACGGCTTCAACATCCCGTCCAGCCGCGCGGCGCAGATGTCGTTCAACCTCTGGTACAACCTCGAGAACCGCTACGACGGTGCCTGGCTGGTGTACAGCACCGTGAGCGCGACCGGTCCGTGGACCAACGTGGGCGACGCGACGTCCGCCACGGCGCCGTACATCTCGGCGGGTGGCTACGACAACACGCTCAACAGCAGCTCGACGACCCGCATCTGGACGAACACGAACCAGGGCGCCAACGGCTCGCTGAAGGCCGTGACCGTCAACCTGACGGCCCTGGCGGGTCAGAAGGCTTGGTTCGGCTTCCGGTTCTACAACGACACCATCGTCCACCGCGAGGGCATCTACATCGACGACGTGCGCGTCACCGCGGACTCGTTCGCCGCGTGCACCACCAACGTGCCTCCTCCGGGCCCGGCGGTGTCGTACCGGATCACCAACCTGCCCGCCACGGTGGGCGCCGGTGACTCGGTGACCTTCGACATCACCGCGCTGGACTCGGTGGGCCAGACGGCGACCGGCTACAGCGGCAGCGCCACGTTCACCAGCACCGACGCGCAGGCGGTCCTGCCCTCGGCCACTCCGTTCACCTCGGGTGTGGCGAGCGGCGTGCCCGTCTCGTTCCGGACGCTGGGCGCGCAGACGATCACCGCCGCAGACTCGGAGAACGCGGCCGTCAAGGGCAGCGGCGGCACCAGCGTCACCGCGGGTGCGCCGACGCAGCTGACCTTCACCACGCAGCCCTCCAACACCCAGGCGGGTGCCTCCATCTCGCCGTCGGTGCAGGTGGGCATGAAGGACCAGTTCGGCAACGTGGTCTCCACGGGCAGCAACGAGATCAGCATCGCCCTGGAGAACAACGCGGGCGGCGGCACGCTGAGCGGCACCACCACGGTGGCGGCCGTCAACGGCGTGGCCACCTTCGGCGGGCTGTCCATCGAGAAGGTGGGCGAGGGCTACACGCTGGCGGCCAGCGCCGACGGCCTCACCGGCGCCACCAGCAACGGGTTCAACATCACCCCGGCGGCTCCGGCGAAGATGGCCTTCCTGAGCCAGCCTTCCACCACGAAGGCGGGTGACGCCATCGCTCCGGCGGTGACGGTGATGATCCTGGACGCGTACGACAACGCCACGGACGCCGCGACCGAGGTCAGCGTCGCCCTGGGCAACAACCCGGGCGAGGCGCGCCTGTCCGGCGAGACCACGGCGACGGCCGTCAACGGCCTGGCCACCTTCAGCACCCTCAACCTCGACAAGGTGGGCGAGGGCTACACGCTGGAGGCCTCGGCGGACTCGCTCGACAACGCCACCAGCCAGGGCTTCAACATCACCCCGGCCGACCCGCACCGCGTGGTCATCACCCGTCAGCCGACGGATGCCCAGGCCGGCGCCGCCATCAGCCCGTCCGTCCTGGCCACCGTGCTGGATCGGTTCGGCAACGTGGCGACGCAGGCCACCGACCCTGTCTCGGCTTCGCTCGGCAACAACCCGAACGGCGCCAAGCTGCGCGGCACCACCAACGTCAACCCGGTGAGCGGCGTGGCCACCTTCAGCGACCTGTCGGTGAGCAAGGCCGGCCTCAACTACACCCTGGTGATCGGCTCCAGGAGGCTCTTCGCTGACACCAGCGTGGGCTTCGACATCACCCCGCACGCTCAGGGCAACGTGGACAAGCTGGCCTTCCGGCCGGCGGCGTCCGACCGCGTCGGCGCGGGCGAGGCGATGACCATCGAGGTGGAGCTGCAGAACGCGCAGGGCCAGGTGCTCACGAGCGCCTCCGACTCCGTGACGCTGAGCTTCGGAGAGAACCCGGCGGGGGGCCAGCTGCTCGGCACCACGACGGTCTCCGCGGTCAACGGCGTGGCGAAGTTCACGGGCATCTCCGTGCGCAAGGCCGGCGGTGGCTACGCGCTGACGGCCAGCGCCGCGGGCTTCACGGCCGCGACGAGCGCGGCGTTCGCCGTGACGCCGGGTGCGGCGGCCAGCTTCTCCGTGCAGATGCCGCCCAGCGTCACGGCCGGTGAGGAGATCTCCATCTCCGCCACCGCCATGGACGCCTACGGCAACGTGGCGGCCTCCTACGCGGGCCCGGCCAAGGTGACGAGCACGGACGCCTCCGCGTCCTTCGCCTCCACGGCCACCTTCGTCGAGGGCGTGCTGAGCAACTTCAAGGTGACCTTCAAGAGCACCGGCCCGAAGTCGGTCTCCTTCGAGGACTCCGCGAACGCCAGCGTGAAGAGCACGGCGAACACCAACGTCACCGCCTTCGGTCAGCCGACGGCGTCCGTGACGAACCCCGCGGGCGGCACGGTCGTCTCGGGCTCTGTCAGCATCACCGCCGAGGGCGCGGTTGCCCGCGGCGCGACGCTGAGCAAGCTCGCCATCTTCGTGGATGGCGCCGAGATCGCCAGCGGCTCCGAGGGCAGCGTGACCGGCACGTGGGACAGCTCCAACGCCGAGGCCGGCACGCACATCATCACCGCCGTCATCACCGACAGCGCGGGCAACTCCGTCACCTCCGCTCCGGTCGTCGTCTCGACCGAGGCCGGTGGCTGCGGCTGCGGCGCGACGTCCGGTGCCGACGCCAGCGTCTTCCTGGGCCTGCTCGTCCTGGCGCGCTACGCGCTGGGTCGGCGCCGCAAGGCGGCCTAG